A DNA window from Enoplosus armatus isolate fEnoArm2 chromosome 9, fEnoArm2.hap1, whole genome shotgun sequence contains the following coding sequences:
- the tbx20 gene encoding T-box transcription factor TBX20 isoform X3 has product MEYTSSPKPQLSSRANAFSIAALMSSGKSSKDKETEENTIKPLEQFVEKSSCNQQSLADLSSLDGHGDFGGSAPAVCTEPLIPTNPGIPSEEMAKISCSLETKELWDKFHELGTEMIITKSGRRMFPTIRVSFSGVDQDSKYIVLMDIVPVDNKRYRYAYHRSSWLVAGKADPPLPARLYVHPDSPFTGEQLMKQMVSFEKVKLTNNELDQHGHIILNSMHKYQPRVHIIKKKDHTASLLNLKSEEFRTFVFVETVFTAVTAYQNQLITKLKIDSNPFAKGFRDSSRLTDMERESVENLIHKHSYARSPIRTYTGDEENLSEDGLAAHARGSAFTASDNLSLSSWVTTTSGFSGFQHPQTLSAMGTGTASLPHPIQGSLPPYSRLGMPLTPTALAGTMQGSGPSFPSFHMPRYHHYFQQGPYAAIQGLRHSSTVMTPFV; this is encoded by the exons ATGGAGTACACGTCCTCCCCGAAACCGCAGCTCTCATCCCGGGCAAATGCTTTCTCCATAGCCGCCCTGATGTCCAGTGGGAAGTCCAGTAAGGACAAAGAGACGGAGGAGAACACCATCAAGCCTCTCG AACAATTTGTGGAGAAGTCCTCCTGCAACCAGCAGTCTCTGGCTGACCTGTCCTCCCTGGACGGCCACGGGGACTTCGGCGGGAGCGCGCCCGCGGTGTGCACGGAGCCGCTCATCCCCACCAATCCCGGCATCCCTAGCGAGGAGATGGCGAAGATCTCGTGCAGCCTGGAGACCAAAGAGCTGTGGGACAAATTCCACGAGCTCGGCACCGAGATGATCATCACCAAGTCTGGAAG GAGGATGTTCCCCACCATCCGGGTCTCTTTCTCCGGAGTGGACCAGGACTCTAAGTACATCGTGTTGATGGACATCGTTCCAGTAGACAATAAGCGGTACCGGTACGCCTACCACCGCTCCTCCTGGCTGGTGGCCGGCAAGGCCGACCCCCCTCTGCCCGCCAG gCTGTACGTCCACCCGGACTCCCCGTTCACCGGAGAGCAGCTGATGAAGCAAATGGTTTCCTTCGAGAAAGTCAAACTGACAAACAACGAGCTGGACCAACACGGACAC ATCATCCTCAACTCCATGCACAAGTACCAGCCGCGGGTCCACATCATCAAGAAGAAGGACCACACCGCCTCGCTGCTCAACCTCAAGTCTGAGGAGTTCCGCACCTTCGTCTTCGTTGAGACCGTCTTCACAGCCGTCACGGCCTATCAGAACCAGCTG ATCACCAAACTGAAGATTGACAGCAACCCGTTCGCCAAAGGTTTCCGGGACTCCTCGCGGCTGACGGACATGGAGAG GGAAAGTGTTGAGAATCTGATCCACAAGCACTCGTACGCCCGGTCGCCGATCCGAACCTACACCGGCGACGAGGAGAACCTGAGCGAGGACGGACTCGCCGCACACGCCAGAG GCTCTGCGTTCACAGCCTCAGACAACCTCTCCCTGAGCTCCTGGGTCACCACAACTTCAGGTTTCTCTGGCTTCCAGCACCCACAGACCCTGTCGGCCATGGGCACCGGCACCGCCTCCCTGCCCCACCCCATCCAGGGCTCCCTGCCCCCCTACAGCCGGCTGGGCATGCCGCTGACGCCCACCGCTCTGGCTGGAACCATGCAGGGCAGCGGTCCGTCCTTCCCTTCCTTTCACATGCCCCGCTACCACCACTACTTCCAGCAGGGGCCCTATGCCGCCATCCAGGGACTACGCCACTCCTCCACAGTCATGACGCCCTTCGTATGA
- the tbx20 gene encoding T-box transcription factor TBX20 isoform X1, whose product MEYTSSPKPQLSSRANAFSIAALMSSGKSSKDKETEENTIKPLEQFVEKSSCNQQSLADLSSLDGHGDFGGSAPAVCTEPLIPTNPGIPSEEMAKISCSLETKELWDKFHELGTEMIITKSGRRMFPTIRVSFSGVDQDSKYIVLMDIVPVDNKRYRYAYHRSSWLVAGKADPPLPARLYVHPDSPFTGEQLMKQMVSFEKVKLTNNELDQHGHIILNSMHKYQPRVHIIKKKDHTASLLNLKSEEFRTFVFVETVFTAVTAYQNQLITKLKIDSNPFAKGFRDSSRLTDMERDLFWGSLFGFCCRESVENLIHKHSYARSPIRTYTGDEENLSEDGLAAHARGSAFTASDNLSLSSWVTTTSGFSGFQHPQTLSAMGTGTASLPHPIQGSLPPYSRLGMPLTPTALAGTMQGSGPSFPSFHMPRYHHYFQQGPYAAIQGLRHSSTVMTPFV is encoded by the exons ATGGAGTACACGTCCTCCCCGAAACCGCAGCTCTCATCCCGGGCAAATGCTTTCTCCATAGCCGCCCTGATGTCCAGTGGGAAGTCCAGTAAGGACAAAGAGACGGAGGAGAACACCATCAAGCCTCTCG AACAATTTGTGGAGAAGTCCTCCTGCAACCAGCAGTCTCTGGCTGACCTGTCCTCCCTGGACGGCCACGGGGACTTCGGCGGGAGCGCGCCCGCGGTGTGCACGGAGCCGCTCATCCCCACCAATCCCGGCATCCCTAGCGAGGAGATGGCGAAGATCTCGTGCAGCCTGGAGACCAAAGAGCTGTGGGACAAATTCCACGAGCTCGGCACCGAGATGATCATCACCAAGTCTGGAAG GAGGATGTTCCCCACCATCCGGGTCTCTTTCTCCGGAGTGGACCAGGACTCTAAGTACATCGTGTTGATGGACATCGTTCCAGTAGACAATAAGCGGTACCGGTACGCCTACCACCGCTCCTCCTGGCTGGTGGCCGGCAAGGCCGACCCCCCTCTGCCCGCCAG gCTGTACGTCCACCCGGACTCCCCGTTCACCGGAGAGCAGCTGATGAAGCAAATGGTTTCCTTCGAGAAAGTCAAACTGACAAACAACGAGCTGGACCAACACGGACAC ATCATCCTCAACTCCATGCACAAGTACCAGCCGCGGGTCCACATCATCAAGAAGAAGGACCACACCGCCTCGCTGCTCAACCTCAAGTCTGAGGAGTTCCGCACCTTCGTCTTCGTTGAGACCGTCTTCACAGCCGTCACGGCCTATCAGAACCAGCTG ATCACCAAACTGAAGATTGACAGCAACCCGTTCGCCAAAGGTTTCCGGGACTCCTCGCGGCTGACGGACATGGAGAG agatttattttGGGGCTCTCTCTTCGGCTTTTGCTGCAGGGAAAGTGTTGAGAATCTGATCCACAAGCACTCGTACGCCCGGTCGCCGATCCGAACCTACACCGGCGACGAGGAGAACCTGAGCGAGGACGGACTCGCCGCACACGCCAGAG GCTCTGCGTTCACAGCCTCAGACAACCTCTCCCTGAGCTCCTGGGTCACCACAACTTCAGGTTTCTCTGGCTTCCAGCACCCACAGACCCTGTCGGCCATGGGCACCGGCACCGCCTCCCTGCCCCACCCCATCCAGGGCTCCCTGCCCCCCTACAGCCGGCTGGGCATGCCGCTGACGCCCACCGCTCTGGCTGGAACCATGCAGGGCAGCGGTCCGTCCTTCCCTTCCTTTCACATGCCCCGCTACCACCACTACTTCCAGCAGGGGCCCTATGCCGCCATCCAGGGACTACGCCACTCCTCCACAGTCATGACGCCCTTCGTATGA
- the tbx20 gene encoding T-box transcription factor TBX20 isoform X2, translated as MEYTSSPKPQLSSRANAFSIAALMSSGKSSKDKETEENTIKPLEQFVEKSSCNQQSLADLSSLDGHGDFGGSAPAVCTEPLIPTNPGIPSEEMAKISCSLETKELWDKFHELGTEMIITKSGRRMFPTIRVSFSGVDQDSKYIVLMDIVPVDNKRYRYAYHRSSWLVAGKADPPLPARLYVHPDSPFTGEQLMKQMVSFEKVKLTNNELDQHGHIILNSMHKYQPRVHIIKKKDHTASLLNLKSEEFRTFVFVETVFTAVTAYQNQLITKLKIDSNPFAKGFRDSSRLTDMESCRESVENLIHKHSYARSPIRTYTGDEENLSEDGLAAHARGSAFTASDNLSLSSWVTTTSGFSGFQHPQTLSAMGTGTASLPHPIQGSLPPYSRLGMPLTPTALAGTMQGSGPSFPSFHMPRYHHYFQQGPYAAIQGLRHSSTVMTPFV; from the exons ATGGAGTACACGTCCTCCCCGAAACCGCAGCTCTCATCCCGGGCAAATGCTTTCTCCATAGCCGCCCTGATGTCCAGTGGGAAGTCCAGTAAGGACAAAGAGACGGAGGAGAACACCATCAAGCCTCTCG AACAATTTGTGGAGAAGTCCTCCTGCAACCAGCAGTCTCTGGCTGACCTGTCCTCCCTGGACGGCCACGGGGACTTCGGCGGGAGCGCGCCCGCGGTGTGCACGGAGCCGCTCATCCCCACCAATCCCGGCATCCCTAGCGAGGAGATGGCGAAGATCTCGTGCAGCCTGGAGACCAAAGAGCTGTGGGACAAATTCCACGAGCTCGGCACCGAGATGATCATCACCAAGTCTGGAAG GAGGATGTTCCCCACCATCCGGGTCTCTTTCTCCGGAGTGGACCAGGACTCTAAGTACATCGTGTTGATGGACATCGTTCCAGTAGACAATAAGCGGTACCGGTACGCCTACCACCGCTCCTCCTGGCTGGTGGCCGGCAAGGCCGACCCCCCTCTGCCCGCCAG gCTGTACGTCCACCCGGACTCCCCGTTCACCGGAGAGCAGCTGATGAAGCAAATGGTTTCCTTCGAGAAAGTCAAACTGACAAACAACGAGCTGGACCAACACGGACAC ATCATCCTCAACTCCATGCACAAGTACCAGCCGCGGGTCCACATCATCAAGAAGAAGGACCACACCGCCTCGCTGCTCAACCTCAAGTCTGAGGAGTTCCGCACCTTCGTCTTCGTTGAGACCGTCTTCACAGCCGTCACGGCCTATCAGAACCAGCTG ATCACCAAACTGAAGATTGACAGCAACCCGTTCGCCAAAGGTTTCCGGGACTCCTCGCGGCTGACGGACATGGAGA GCTGCAGGGAAAGTGTTGAGAATCTGATCCACAAGCACTCGTACGCCCGGTCGCCGATCCGAACCTACACCGGCGACGAGGAGAACCTGAGCGAGGACGGACTCGCCGCACACGCCAGAG GCTCTGCGTTCACAGCCTCAGACAACCTCTCCCTGAGCTCCTGGGTCACCACAACTTCAGGTTTCTCTGGCTTCCAGCACCCACAGACCCTGTCGGCCATGGGCACCGGCACCGCCTCCCTGCCCCACCCCATCCAGGGCTCCCTGCCCCCCTACAGCCGGCTGGGCATGCCGCTGACGCCCACCGCTCTGGCTGGAACCATGCAGGGCAGCGGTCCGTCCTTCCCTTCCTTTCACATGCCCCGCTACCACCACTACTTCCAGCAGGGGCCCTATGCCGCCATCCAGGGACTACGCCACTCCTCCACAGTCATGACGCCCTTCGTATGA